TCATAATGCTTAATATGTTCGTTTTTTAATTTACCAAAAAAGGATTCCATAGGGGCATTATCGTACGGACACCCAGCCTTACTCATTGATTGTATGATCTTGTTATTACTACAATATTCTGTAAATGATTTCGAAGTGTACTGCACCCCCTGATCGCTGTGGAGTATCAAATTTTCTTCAGGTTTATTATTTGCCAAAGCTTCATTTAATGTTTCTATTGCTAGATCAGCAGTCATGTAATTTGTAGTTTTAGTCGCAACAATACTACGATCATATAAATCAAGAATTGAGCAATTATACCTTAAACTACCATTTAAAAGGTGTATATAGGTGAAATCAGTGCACCATTTGGTATTTTCTTTTCT
Above is a genomic segment from Desulfonispora thiosulfatigenes DSM 11270 containing:
- a CDS encoding IS3 family transposase, with product RKENTKWCTDFTYIHLLNGSLRYNCSILDLYDRSIVATKTTNYMTADLAIETLNEALANNKPEENLILHSDQGVQYTSKSFTEYCSNNKIIQSMSKAGCPYDNAPMESFFGKLKNEHIKHYEIKNDNHLNFLINDYVYGYYHHIRPHSALGGKTPFEARFT